From Pseudomonas hormoni:
CTTCGGCACTCAGATAATCAAGGTTGAGCCACAGCGGCGGCTTTTCCCGCGCGGCCATGGCGTCCATGTAGCCGCTCGGCAGTTGGCAGGCGAATGCGGCGATCACCACGTCGGCGGCGTCGGTGGGTAACCAGTCTGCTGGCCATTGCCGGACTTCGACACCTTCCTGCCATTGCTGCGCTGCATGGGTGTCGATTTCAGGACAGAGTCGCTCGAAGGCCCGCAGGTCATCGACCCACAAACGCACCTGCAGCGAATGCTCGGTGACCAGTTGTCGGGCCAGGCGCCAGGTCACGCCGATGTCGCCAAAGTTGTCGACCACGGCGCAAAAAATGTCCCAGCGCCAGCGGCTTTTCATTTGAGGCATTACAGGCATTCCAGGCTCCCGTTGGCAAAGGCGCCGATTGTCCGCATAAATTACTCCGTGCAGAAGAGCCGACGGCGATTAATCTTCATGCGACAATCGCCACTCGCCCGCGACCACCCGCCAGGAGGCAGTCATGCCCTACCGCCCCAACCCGCGCCGCCCCTTGCCGATTCAGCTCAACGCCCTGCAACTGACCGGCAGCATTGCCCTCGGCTTGTGGCTGGGATTCCTTGCGATCGCGCTGACGTGCTGGCTCGCTTCCCGACTGTTGTTCAACGAGCAATTGGCGCCGGTCGCGCAAGCGATAGAGCAACTGGCGAAACCACCCGTGGTCGCGCAACCAGTGCCGGATATTCCGCCGCAGAGCCCGCTTTTCGATCAATACGAAGAGAACCTGCGCAAGAACGAACAGCAGCAACGACTGGATCAGGCCCGCAGCACCAGCCGCAATCGGGCCAATCCGAAATGCCAGTTTTGGCTGCAACAGGACCAGACCGCGCCAAGCGAAAAAAGCCGCGCCAATGTCCTGCAATTTTGCGACTGACCATGAATAAACAAGCCGTCCACCAACTGATTATCGACAAGCTGCGGGTCGATCTCGACATCGCCGAACGTGCCGCGCAAACCGCGTACGAAACGGCGACCCACGAAGAAAACATCGCCGAAAACAAGTACGACACCCTGGGACTGGAGGCGTCATACCTGGCGGCCGGGCAGGCGAAACGGGTCGAGGAAATCAGGCAGTCGCTGACGCTTTGCCAGAACCTGACGTTGCGCCCGTATGACGATCAGCGCGGCATCGAAGTCGGCGCCCTGCTGGGTCTGGAAGACGAAAAGGGTCGTGAACAATGGCTGTTTCTGGCCCCCGACGCGGCAGGCTTGAAGGTCGATCTGGTGGGGCAAATGATTACCGTCATCACCCCCCGCTCACCGCTGGGCAAAAGCCTGCTGGGCAAGTTCGAAGGGGACGAGGTGGAAATTCTGGTGGCGGGTGCTCGGCAACAGTTTTCTGTCACCGAGGTGGTGTAAACCGGAGATTAATGAACGGGCAGTTCGACGCCGTCGAACAGCTCTTCCAGCTCCTGCTTGTTATGGCACTGAATGGCTTTGGCCATGACTTCGCGAGTCAGGTGCGGGGCGAACTTCTCGATGAAGTCGCACATGAAGCCACGCAGGAAGGTGCCGCGACGGAAACCGATTTTGGTGATGCTGGACTCAAACAGATCGCTGGCATCGAGCATCACCAGATCGCTGTCGAGTTTTGCATCAACCGCCATTTTCGCCACGATGCCCACACCCAGCCCCAGGCGAACGTAGGTCTTGATCACGTCGGCGTCGGCCGCGGTGAACACCACTTTCGGCGTCAGGCCGCGATGGCTGAACGCTTCGTCGAGTTTCGAACGGCCGGTGAAACCGAACACGTACGTCACGATCGGGTATTCGGCCAGCGCTTCAAGGGTCAGCTTCGACAGTTTGGTCAGCGGATGGCCCTGAGGCACGACCACGCAGCGGTTCCAGCGGTAGCACGGCATCATCACCAGGTCACCGAACAGCTCAAGGGCTTCGGTGGCGATGGCGAAATCGACGGTGCCGTCAGCGGCCATTTCGGCGATCTGCATCGGCGAACCCTGGTGCATGTGCAGCGCAACGTCCGGGTATTGCTTGATGAAATTGCTGATCACCGGCGGCAATGCATAACGTGCCTGGGTGTGCGTGGTGGCGATCGACAGGGTGCCTTTCTTCTCGTTGGAGAATTCCTGGGCGATCTGCTTGATGCTTTCAACCTTGCGCAGAATCTCGCCGGCGGTGGTGATGATGCGCTCGCCGGCCGGGGTGACGCGGGTCAGGTGCTTGCCGCTGCGAGCAAAAACCTCGACGCCCAATTCGTCTTCCAGCAGACGGATCTGCTTGCTGATACCCGGTTGCGAGGTGTAAAGGCTTTGGGCTGTAGCGGAAACGTTGAGGTCGTGGTGCGCCACTTCCCAGATGTAGCGCAGTTGTTGAAGCTTCATATGAATCCCTCAAAGCAGGTAGACGCCACGGGCATCAGCGACGGTATATAACTATATTAATGGTTTGAAGAATAAATCTAGAACTTTTTTATCAAAACGCCACTATTCGTGTTCTAGTCGGGTTCTAGCGATCCCCTTGGCGACGGCGTTCCACCAGCGGCACCAGATAGACCGGGACCCGAGCCAACTGCAACACCCGCGCTGCGGTCCTGCCCAAAGGCGTTTCCGCGCCAGCACCATGGCTATGACTACCTACGATCAACAAATCCACGGAGAGTTTCTGCGCCTGGTCGAGAATCACCTGCGACGGATCGCCCTGAAGCACCCGCACCGCTTGTATCCGTTCCAGGTCCTGCTCCCCTTCATCCCCCAGTTCTTCACGAAAGCTGTCGAGCACGCGCTGCTCGATACTGGCGATTACCGTGTTCAAGCCCTGACTGTGAAATTCGTTCAGCGCCTGCTCATCGAGGTAACTCTGCAGCACCGATTCGGCAAACAGCCCCATGGGTTCCACGGCGTGCACCACATACAAGTCGGCATTGAATGTTCGAGCCAGCGCCAGGGCATGCTGCATCACCAAAGGGGCGTACAGGCCGAGGTCAGTGGCATAGAGCATCGAACGAATCATATGACCTCCTCGAGTGCCAACATGGCGGAGATTGATTCAGCTTAGCAGTGCCTTGGCGAGTACGACGGCCCGCGTAACGCGTTGAACGGCGGGCTTAAACCTTTTGCTCGTTGCTTATGCCATGGGGCACATGGCCGGTAGCGACCACCTCACGGGCCAACTCGCAATGGCCGGCCTGATCGTCGAAAAACACGTCGGCGGCAAAGGCTTCGAGGAAAGCGGATTTGGTCAGCCCGCCGAGGAACAACGACTCATCCAGGCGAATGTCCCACTCGCGCAACGTGCGGATCACCCGCTCATGGGCGGGCGCCGAACGGGCGGTGACCAGCGCGGTGCGGATCGGACAGGCATCCTCCGGGAACTCGCGCTGCAACAGATTGAGCGCCGCGAGAAAGCCTTTGAACGGCCCACCGCGCAGTGGCTCGCGGGCACTTTCGCGTTCGCTGGCCTGAAACGCTTCCAGGCCTCCCGCCTGATAAACACGCTCCGACTCGTCGGAAAACAGCACTGCGTCACCGTCGAAGGCAATCCGCAATTCATCGCTCGCGGCACGGCTGGCACCGCCCGACAGAATGGTCGCCGCAGCGAAACCGGCCTCCAGCGCACTGCGCACGTCTTCGGCGTGAGTCGACAGAAACAGGTCGCAACCAAACGCTTTGAGATACGGGTACGGACTGCGCCCGCCGACAAACGCCGCACGGGAGATCGCCAACCCGTAATGGTGAATCGAGTTGAACACCCGCAGCCCGGTGTCGGCGCTGTTGCGCGACACCAGGATCACCTCGACCCTGGCGCGGCCGAGGCGGGTATTGAGGCTGAGGAGTTTTTCCACCAACGGGAAGGCATCACCGGGTTCGAGGATTTCGTCTTCGTGTTCGATCTGATATTGCCGGTAAGCCTCGACGCCGCTCGACAGATAAACCTTGTGGCTTTCGCTCAGGTCGAACAGCGCACGGGAAGAAATCGCCAGCACCAGTTTGTCGTCAATCGTCTTTGCCATGCCCTTCCCCCTCGGGTTGATCGACTCAGGTGTTCCGTCGATCGATAAAACTCAAACTGCGATACAACGCTTCGATTCGCGGCAATTCGCAGCCGGCGGCCTTGGCTGCCGCCAGTGGCCTGGCGTAAATGGCCGCCAGTTCCAGCGGTCGCTTGTGCAGGAAATCGTGGTACATGCTCGGCCAGTAGTCCGGCATTTTTTCGGTCATCATGAACAGATAGTCCGCGTAACCGGCCGGCATGTCGTGACCGCAAGCCTTGGCGCCCTGAACCACTTCGGCCATCAAGGCCTTGATCAGTTCCCGGCTGTCGGCATCGGCCATCAACGGTGTGGTGCCTGCACCGAGCAGAACCGACAGGCCGTTGTAAGGGATATTCCAGACCAGTTTCTGCCAGCGCGCCTGATGCAGGTTCGGCATGGCCTGGGAGTCGATGCCGGCGCTGCGGAACAACCCGGCGCCTTCCTCGACAATCGCCATGCGCGCCTGTTCATCGGTGGCGGGACCACTGTGGTAGCCGACGTTCACCGCACCAAGGGCCTGATGAGTGATCGCACCCGGGCCGGTGCGATGGACGCAGATCAGGCAGAGCCCGCCGAGCAGGTGCAGGGAATCCGGGAGCAAGGCTCGCAGACTGTCTTCGACATCCAGGCCGTTTTGCAGTAACAGCACCTTGGCGTTCGGTGCCGCCGCTTGAATGATCGCCGGCGCCAGACCGGCATTGCTGGTGGTCTTCGCGCCCACCAGCAACCAGTCGCAGGGCGGCATGTCTTCGGCCGACGAATAGGCCTGGACCGGATTCAACGTCAGCGCACCGTGCACCGCGCTGTCGAGTTGCAACCCGCGTTCGGCCACCGCTGAAAATTCGCTGCGCAACAGAAAATGCACATCGAAACCGGCACGCGCCAGCATCAACCCGTAGAAACCACCGATCGCACCGGTTCCGATAATACCGATGGTCGGCCTGGCAACTGCTCCCGTCATGGCAACTCCTCTGCTGTTCTGGTCAGCGCCTGACCCACGGCCGCATTGAGCTCTGTGCTGGTCAGGCGCGATTTCAGTGCTCCGAAAAACTCACCGTCGCGCACCACAAACAGCGCCGGCAAATGAAAGACCTGATAACGCTCGACCACCCCGCCATTGTCCCCCGCATCGATCCAGCACAAGCGGTCGACAGGCAGATCGAGCCTTGGCAGTTGCTCACGGGCAAAACGGCAGCTGGCGCAGCCGACGCTGGTGAATATCACCAGCGATATCCCGCTCATCGCCAGCAACCGTTGGTCGGCGTCGAAATCGGTCAGTTCCAATTCGACCACTATACTGGGGGAAACAATGTCAGATGGCCGACACATGGAGTCCGTGCTCATGGGACGTTTTATTCCTCATCCTGACGATGTACCCGTCGAATTAACGTTGCTGAAACCTGAGTGTATTTCACGACAACAGCTGCACACTATCAGCCTCGGGGGCATGGCTTGCAATTACCACCGCGCCTGGCGCCACGGTACGGCGCTGGAAGTTCGCATACCGACCTTGAACCCCGATTTGCGTTTTCTGGGCTATGTAGCCTGGTGCCTGCGACGCAAACACGGTTATCTGGTGGGCATTGCCTTTGTCGACGAGCAGATGATGTTCAGTGCCCGAATGGGCGAACAGGTGTGCCAGATCGAACGTTACTGTCGACTGCATGACGCCCACGACGACCTGCAGGAAACCCAGGCGCTGGCCCTCGAATGGGTCCAGCAACACGCCGACGAGTTCTCCCACGACACGGTTCGCAGGGCATTTGCACAGGCGGTGATGGATTAAGGGACGTTATCAATTCGTTGCGAATGCCCCTTAAACCGCTGTCTGCCCATTGTCGAGCCACGGTGTAACGCGCTAAGGTTCCGCTCCCCGACGCGCTTAATTTGCTGTGCTCCGCCGCGCGGGTTCGCTGGCGGCCGGCACCCGTGACCTGACGAGTAAACGATGGCTGATTTACCGATCAACGACCTAAACGTCGCCTCCAACGAGACGCTGATCACTCCAGATCAGCTCAAGCGTGATATCCCCCTGAGCGACGCTGCCCTGCGCACCGTTACCAAGGGTCGCGAAGTCATTCGCAACATCCTGGATGGCACCGACCACCGCCTGTTTGTCGTCATCGGGCCGTGCTCGATCCACGACATCAAGGCTGCCCACGAATACGCCGAGCGTCTTAAGGTACTGGCTGCGGAAGTGTCCGATACCTTGTATCTGGTCATGCGCGTGTATTTCGAGAAGCCACGCACCACCGTCGGCTGGAAAGGCTTGATCAACGACCCGTACCTGGACGACTCCTTCAAGATTCAGGACGGTCTGCACATCGGTCGTCAGCTGCTGCTGGACCTGGCCGAGATGGGCCTGCCGACCGCTACCGAAGCCCTCGACCCGATCTCCCCGCAGTACCTGCAGGACCTGATCAGCTGGTCGGCCATCGGCGCGCGCACCACCGAATCCCAGACTCACCGTGAAATGGCCTCCGGCCTGTCTTCGGCGGTCGGCTTCAAGAACGGCACCGACGGCGGCCTGACGGTAGCGATCAACGCCCTGCAATCGGTTTCCAGCCCGCACCGCTTCCTGGGCATCAACCAGGAAGGTGGCGTGTCGATCGTCACCACCAAGGGCAATGCCTACGGCCACGTGGTGCTGCGCGGTGGCAACGGCAAACCGAACTACGATTCGGTCAGCGTCGCCTTGTGCGAGCAGTCGCTGAACAAGGCGAAGATCAAGCCGAACATCATGGTCGACTGCAGCCACGCCAACTCCAACAAGGACCCGGCCCTGCAACCGCTGGTGATGGAGAACGTCGCCAACCAGATCCTCGAAGGTAACCAGTCGATCATCGGCCTGATGGTCGAAAGTCATCTGAACTGGGGCTGCCAGGCCATCCCGAAAGACCTCGCCGACCTGCAATACGGCGTGTCGATCACCGATGCCTGCATCGATTGGTCTGCGACCGAGAACACCTTGCGCAGCATGCATGCCAAGCTCAAGGACGTGCTGCCGAAACGCGCTCGCACCTGATCACTTTTCAGCGCACAAAAAAAACGCCGGGCTATAAACCCGGCGTTTTTTTATGCGTTCGTTTTACTGACTCAGCTTGGCCGCATGCCGCTGGTGACGCTCCATGTAGCGCTCCACGTAGGAACACGAAGGAATGACGGTGTAGCCCATTTCCTCGGCGTACTCCAGCGCCTTCTCGGTCAAGGCTGCCGCAATGCCGCGACCACGCAAGGCATTGGGCACAAACGTGCGATAGATATCCAGGGTCTGTTTCCCCAGATCCATATAGGTCAGGTAGGCACGATGACCGTCCACATTGGTCTCGAACTGATGACCAGCCTGGTCATGGTGGATGGACAACGCCTCACTCATCACTACTCCTCGCGGGTCTTTGATTCTGACCCCTACCTTACCGATGTTTTTCCGGCGAAGGAACATCTACGCCACCCCGTGCCTGAATGGACACCGAGAAGAACTGCACCGATCTCGCGCAACCGAGCACGTATCAAATAGTAGGCACCATTGGCAGAAAATGCTCAAGGTACGCTCGTCATCATGCAAGGTTGGGCAGGTGCTGCTCCGGGGTTACGCAGGGGCGGCTCGACCGAAGATCCCGGGTGGTCGATCGCCTGAACATTGCCGGATGTTGAGACTTAAGACGAGCGCCCTTCTTTTAAGTCACCTCAACTAGGAGAAAGATATGAGAGGTGCACCGCAAATCCCGAACAAAAGTGTAGACGAATCCATGTAGACAGACTTTAGCCAAGACCGCGAAAACACTCGCGGCCGCCGGGAACTTTTGCGTGCCAACTCGCTCAGCGCGGGCCTTGCAGCTGGATATTTTTTAATCAAATGCAAGTAAAAGTTGCTCGAAAAAGAATCAACGCCTACAATTTTTTTTGCTTCTTGCTTTACGTCAGTTTACTTACGACAAGTAATGGGTAGTATGTACGCCGGCTATTTCCTCACTCTGAGGAGACAGCTACTTAATAGAAAGTCCTTGAAGGGGAACACGATGAACAACGTTCTGAAATTCTCTGCTCTGGCTCTGGCCGCAGTTCTGGCTACCGGTTGCAGCAGCGTATCGAAAGAAACCGAAGCACGTCTGACTGCTACTGAAGACGCAGCTGCTCGCTCCCAGGCTCGTGCAGACGAAGCTTACCGTAAAGCTGATGAAGCTCTGGCTGCTGCTCAAAAAGCACAACAGACTGCTGACGAAGCTAACGAGCGTGCTCTGCGCATGCTGGACAAAGCTAGCCGCAAGTAATAATCCCTCGGGATTGTTATCAAGCCGACCCATTTTTTGGGTCGGCTTTTTTATTGCCCGCTATTTCGTACAGGCAATAAAAAACCCGCCGACGCGGTCAGCATCGGCGGGTTCCTTTCAAGCATTACTGCAACGGGTCGATCGGCGCACTCGTCACCATCGGCGCCGAGGAATTCGGCACTCCGATTTCCACCGGCAGACCATCTTCGGCGGCAACCACGTCGCGGACCACATCCCAGTTCATGCGCAGGTTGTTGGTGATGTCCTCACGCTTGAGCATCGCGTTGATCACCGCGGTGTGTTTGTCGACTACAGAAGGGTTGCCCTTGTCGTCCAGCGGCGTGTGCGCTTCCAGATACACCTTGCCGCCACTGACACCGAACTTGTACGGGTCGCTGATAATGCGCACCGACGTGCCTACCGGCACCATGCCCGCCATTTCCAGCACATTGTTGTTGAACATGCGGAAGCAACCGTGGCTGGTGCGCATGCCGATGCCGAACTTCTTGTTCGAACCGTGGATCAGGTAACCCGGCGTGCCGAGGCTGAATTTGAACGGCCCCAGCGGGTTGTCCGGGCCGGCCGGCACGACGTTTGGCAACGGATCACCGTCTGCAAGGTGCTCGGCCTTGATCGAGGCTGGAGGCGTCCAGGTCGGGTTCGGCGTCTTGGCCGTGATGGTGGTGTGAGCGATCGGTGAACCCCAACCCTCGCGACCGATGCCCAGCGGGAAGGTGTAGACCACATTCCGGCCTTTCGGATAGTAGTAGAGACGGTATTCAGCTAGGTTGATGACGATACCTTCACGTGGTCCTGGCGGCAGGATGAAGCGCGTCGGCAGCACGATTTCGGTACCGGCGCCCGGCAGCCATGCATCGACGCCGGGGTTGGCCGCGACCATTTCCGAGTAACCCAGATCGTAAGTGGTGCCAAGGTCGGCGAAGGTGTCTTCGTACTTGGCCTTGATGACCTGAACCTGGCCGATGATGTCTTCACCGGGTGGTGGCAGGGGCAACTCCAATGCTGCTACGGGGCCTGCCACACAGAGGGCGGCAAGAGACAGGCAGCGGGTGACGGCAGGAAAACGCGGCAACATCCGGAAAATCCTTCGCAGGGTCAGGGGTAAAAACGGGATTGTACACCGACGTCCGTAAATTCGGGGAGTTGGCCGATAGCACGCTATCTTTATTGCCTCAAAGCTCGAAGCGCAGCTCTGGCCAGATCGGCGAAGTGCCGCGTTTCTGCGATTCCAGGATCGCCCGGCACAGTGAGCACAGGCGCTGGTCCTGGAACACGCGGCGGTCGACGCTCGACCAGCGCGGCTGCGCCGGAAGCAGGCTGCCGCACAGGGTTCGATCGGCGGAGCCACCCAGCTCCAGCTGACGGGTCACCAGATGTACCCGCACTTCCTGGCAGGCGAACAGATCCAGCTGTTCGTCAGGCTCGATCAGTTGGTAGGCAAAAAGTGACCAGGCGGGACGCGGCATCGGGGGCTCCAAATCGGGGGCGCCACCTTAGCCGAAACGCCGCCACTAGAAAAGCGTCAAAGCAGCGGTTTCAGTGTCGGCCAGACATTTTCCAGCAACTTGTCCTGAGCCCCCGCAGCGGGGTGCAAGCCGTCGGCCTGCATCAGGTCTGGATGGCCGCCCACGCCGTCGAGAAAAAACGGTACCAGCGGGATTTTTTTCTCGGTGGCGACGTTGCTGTACACCTCGGCGAAAGCCTTGGTGTAGCGCGCGCCGTAGTTGGGTGGCAGTTGCATGCCGAGCAGCAGCACCTTGGCCCCACTGGCGCGGGAGCTGTCGATCATCGCTGCAAGGTTTTGTTGCAATTGCGTTGGGAGCAATCCGCGCAGGCCGTCGTTGCCGCCCAACTCGAGGATCACCAGCTCCGGCTTATGCTCTGCAAGCAGCGCTGGCAGGCGCGCCTGGCCTCCGGCGCTGGTGTCGCCGCTGATGGATGCGTTGACCACTTTATCGTCGAAACCTTCGCGCTTGAGCCGTTGCTCGAGCAACGAGACCCACCCCAAGCGGGTATCCAGTCCGAAACCGGCGCTGATACTATCGCCAACGATCAGGACTGTACCCGCCGCTGCGCTCTGGGCCATGCACATCAAGGCCAGGCCAGCACTCAAAAACCACACACGCATCGGATTCTCCATGGGCGCAAGCATTCTCACCGCGAAGAACCTCAGCAAAGTGGTTCCCAGCGCGGAAGGTGAACTGACTATCCTGCACGAACTCAGCCTGGAACTGAACAAGGGCGACAGCTTGGCCATCGTTGGCGCGTCCGGTTCCGGCAAGTCCACCCTCCTCGGCCTGCTTGCCGGCCTCGACCTGCCGAGCAGTGGCGAAGTCACCCTCGCCGGCCAGGGCCTGAGCAATCTCGATGAAGACCAGCGCGCGCGTATTCGCGCCGAACACGTCGGTTTTGTCTTTCAATCATTCCAGTTGCTCGACAGTCTCAACGCGCTGGAAAACGTCATGCTGCCGCTGGAACTCGATGGCCGCAAAGACGCCCGTGAACGTGCCACTCAATTGCTCCAGCGGGTTGGCCTGGGCCAGCGCCTGACCCACTCGCCACGCCAGCTCTCCGGTGGCGAACAGCAGCGCGTGGCGATCGCCCGGGCGTTTGCCGCCGAACCCGATGTGCTGTTTGCCGACGAACCCACCGGCAACCTCGACAGCCACACCGGCGAGCGCATCAGTGACTTGCTGTTCGAACTTAACCAGGAGCGCGGCACGACTTTGGTGCTGGTGACCCACGATGAACGCCTGGCACATCGTTGCCGGCGCCTGATCCGACTTGAAGCCGGCCTGCTGGTCGCCCCTCTGGAGCCTTGATGGCACGCTTGCCGCTGTTGCGCCTGTTCAGTCTCGCCATCCGCCAACTGCTGCGCGATGCTCGCGCCGGCGAGTTGCGGGTGTTGTTCTTCGCCTTGCTGGTGGCGGTGGCGGCGAGTACTGCCATCGGTTATTTCGGCGCCCGCCTGAATGGCGCCATGATGCTGCGCGCCACCGAATTTCTTGGCGCCGACCTGCTGCTTGAGGGCAGTTCACCGGCGCGTCCCGAACAGATAAAAAGCGGGACGGAGCTGGGCCTTGAACATGCGCAGGTGGTGGAGTTCTCCAGCGTCATCGCCACCGACAACGGCATTCAGCTGTCCAGCATCAAAGCCGCCGACGATGTCTATCCCCTGCGCGGCGAACTGAAAAGCGCTCCCGCCCCCTTTGCTCCGGAAGAGCCCGGTGGAGGACCGAAACCCGGAGAGGCCTGGGTCGAGGCACGACTGCTGACCGCACTGGACCTGAAGATCGGCGACAGCATCGACGTCGGCATGCGCACGCTGAAACTGGCGCGAGT
This genomic window contains:
- a CDS encoding GreA/GreB family elongation factor, with the protein product MNKQAVHQLIIDKLRVDLDIAERAAQTAYETATHEENIAENKYDTLGLEASYLAAGQAKRVEEIRQSLTLCQNLTLRPYDDQRGIEVGALLGLEDEKGREQWLFLAPDAAGLKVDLVGQMITVITPRSPLGKSLLGKFEGDEVEILVAGARQQFSVTEVV
- the cysB gene encoding HTH-type transcriptional regulator CysB, encoding MKLQQLRYIWEVAHHDLNVSATAQSLYTSQPGISKQIRLLEDELGVEVFARSGKHLTRVTPAGERIITTAGEILRKVESIKQIAQEFSNEKKGTLSIATTHTQARYALPPVISNFIKQYPDVALHMHQGSPMQIAEMAADGTVDFAIATEALELFGDLVMMPCYRWNRCVVVPQGHPLTKLSKLTLEALAEYPIVTYVFGFTGRSKLDEAFSHRGLTPKVVFTAADADVIKTYVRLGLGVGIVAKMAVDAKLDSDLVMLDASDLFESSITKIGFRRGTFLRGFMCDFIEKFAPHLTREVMAKAIQCHNKQELEELFDGVELPVH
- a CDS encoding universal stress protein, whose translation is MIRSMLYATDLGLYAPLVMQHALALARTFNADLYVVHAVEPMGLFAESVLQSYLDEQALNEFHSQGLNTVIASIEQRVLDSFREELGDEGEQDLERIQAVRVLQGDPSQVILDQAQKLSVDLLIVGSHSHGAGAETPLGRTAARVLQLARVPVYLVPLVERRRQGDR
- a CDS encoding 5'-nucleotidase; amino-acid sequence: MAKTIDDKLVLAISSRALFDLSESHKVYLSSGVEAYRQYQIEHEDEILEPGDAFPLVEKLLSLNTRLGRARVEVILVSRNSADTGLRVFNSIHHYGLAISRAAFVGGRSPYPYLKAFGCDLFLSTHAEDVRSALEAGFAAATILSGGASRAASDELRIAFDGDAVLFSDESERVYQAGGLEAFQASERESAREPLRGGPFKGFLAALNLLQREFPEDACPIRTALVTARSAPAHERVIRTLREWDIRLDESLFLGGLTKSAFLEAFAADVFFDDQAGHCELAREVVATGHVPHGISNEQKV
- a CDS encoding putative 2-dehydropantoate 2-reductase, with the protein product MTGAVARPTIGIIGTGAIGGFYGLMLARAGFDVHFLLRSEFSAVAERGLQLDSAVHGALTLNPVQAYSSAEDMPPCDWLLVGAKTTSNAGLAPAIIQAAAPNAKVLLLQNGLDVEDSLRALLPDSLHLLGGLCLICVHRTGPGAITHQALGAVNVGYHSGPATDEQARMAIVEEGAGLFRSAGIDSQAMPNLHQARWQKLVWNIPYNGLSVLLGAGTTPLMADADSRELIKALMAEVVQGAKACGHDMPAGYADYLFMMTEKMPDYWPSMYHDFLHKRPLELAAIYARPLAAAKAAGCELPRIEALYRSLSFIDRRNT
- a CDS encoding thioredoxin family protein, translating into MSTDSMCRPSDIVSPSIVVELELTDFDADQRLLAMSGISLVIFTSVGCASCRFAREQLPRLDLPVDRLCWIDAGDNGGVVERYQVFHLPALFVVRDGEFFGALKSRLTSTELNAAVGQALTRTAEELP
- a CDS encoding PilZ domain-containing protein, whose product is MGRFIPHPDDVPVELTLLKPECISRQQLHTISLGGMACNYHRAWRHGTALEVRIPTLNPDLRFLGYVAWCLRRKHGYLVGIAFVDEQMMFSARMGEQVCQIERYCRLHDAHDDLQETQALALEWVQQHADEFSHDTVRRAFAQAVMD
- a CDS encoding 3-deoxy-7-phosphoheptulonate synthase produces the protein MADLPINDLNVASNETLITPDQLKRDIPLSDAALRTVTKGREVIRNILDGTDHRLFVVIGPCSIHDIKAAHEYAERLKVLAAEVSDTLYLVMRVYFEKPRTTVGWKGLINDPYLDDSFKIQDGLHIGRQLLLDLAEMGLPTATEALDPISPQYLQDLISWSAIGARTTESQTHREMASGLSSAVGFKNGTDGGLTVAINALQSVSSPHRFLGINQEGGVSIVTTKGNAYGHVVLRGGNGKPNYDSVSVALCEQSLNKAKIKPNIMVDCSHANSNKDPALQPLVMENVANQILEGNQSIIGLMVESHLNWGCQAIPKDLADLQYGVSITDACIDWSATENTLRSMHAKLKDVLPKRART
- a CDS encoding GNAT family N-acetyltransferase; the protein is MSEALSIHHDQAGHQFETNVDGHRAYLTYMDLGKQTLDIYRTFVPNALRGRGIAAALTEKALEYAEEMGYTVIPSCSYVERYMERHQRHAAKLSQ
- the oprI gene encoding outer membrane lipoprotei OprI, which gives rise to MNNVLKFSALALAAVLATGCSSVSKETEARLTATEDAAARSQARADEAYRKADEALAAAQKAQQTADEANERALRMLDKASRK
- a CDS encoding L,D-transpeptidase family protein — translated: MLPRFPAVTRCLSLAALCVAGPVAALELPLPPPGEDIIGQVQVIKAKYEDTFADLGTTYDLGYSEMVAANPGVDAWLPGAGTEIVLPTRFILPPGPREGIVINLAEYRLYYYPKGRNVVYTFPLGIGREGWGSPIAHTTITAKTPNPTWTPPASIKAEHLADGDPLPNVVPAGPDNPLGPFKFSLGTPGYLIHGSNKKFGIGMRTSHGCFRMFNNNVLEMAGMVPVGTSVRIISDPYKFGVSGGKVYLEAHTPLDDKGNPSVVDKHTAVINAMLKREDITNNLRMNWDVVRDVVAAEDGLPVEIGVPNSSAPMVTSAPIDPLQ
- a CDS encoding arylesterase is translated as MRVWFLSAGLALMCMAQSAAAGTVLIVGDSISAGFGLDTRLGWVSLLEQRLKREGFDDKVVNASISGDTSAGGQARLPALLAEHKPELVILELGGNDGLRGLLPTQLQQNLAAMIDSSRASGAKVLLLGMQLPPNYGARYTKAFAEVYSNVATEKKIPLVPFFLDGVGGHPDLMQADGLHPAAGAQDKLLENVWPTLKPLL
- a CDS encoding ABC transporter ATP-binding protein, whose product is MGASILTAKNLSKVVPSAEGELTILHELSLELNKGDSLAIVGASGSGKSTLLGLLAGLDLPSSGEVTLAGQGLSNLDEDQRARIRAEHVGFVFQSFQLLDSLNALENVMLPLELDGRKDARERATQLLQRVGLGQRLTHSPRQLSGGEQQRVAIARAFAAEPDVLFADEPTGNLDSHTGERISDLLFELNQERGTTLVLVTHDERLAHRCRRLIRLEAGLLVAPLEP